A window from Chrysemys picta bellii isolate R12L10 chromosome 2, ASM1138683v2, whole genome shotgun sequence encodes these proteins:
- the FKBP14 gene encoding peptidyl-prolyl cis-trans isomerase FKBP14 isoform X1 has product MRVAFWAPLFCVVVTCVTGALIPEAEVKIEVLQKPFLCQRKTKWGDMMLVHYEGYLEKDGSMFHSTHKHNNGQPMWFTLGIKEAIKGWDKGLKDMCVGEKRQLTIPPSLAYGKEGKGKIPPESTLIFNIDLLEIRSGPRSHESFQQMDLNDDWKLSKDEVKTYLKKEFEKHGAPINDSYHDILAEDIFDKEDEDRDGFISAREFTYKHDEL; this is encoded by the exons ATGAGGGTTGCATTTTGGGCTCCCCTTTTCTGTGTGGTTGTTACCTGTGTGACTGGGGCTCTTATCCCAGAAGCAGAAGTGAAGATTGAGGTGCTCCAGAAGCCATTCCTCTGTCAGAGGAAAACCAAATGGGGGGATATGATGTTGGTGCATTATGAAGGCTACTTGGAAAAAGATGGTTCAATGTTTCACTCCAC CCACAAGCATAACAATGGTCAACCTATGTGGTTTACACTTGGCATAAAGGAAGCCATTAAAGGCTGGGACAAAGGTTTGAAGGATATGTGTGTGGGAGAAAAGCGGCAACTAACTATTCCTCCATCCCTTGCTTACGGAAAAGAAGGGAAAG GAAAAATTCCACCTGAGAGCACGCTGATATTCAACATTGACCTTCTAGAAATTAGAAGTGGACCGAGATCTCATGAGTCATTCCAACAGATGGATCTTAATGATGACTGGAAGCTATCCAAGGATGAG GTGAAAACATATTTGAAGAAGGAATTTGAAAAGCATGGAGCACCAATAAATGACAGCTATCATGATATTTTGGCTGAGGACATATTTGATAAAGAAGATGAAGACCGTGATGGATTTATATCTGCCAGGGAGTTCACATACAAGCATGACGAGCTGTAG
- the FKBP14 gene encoding peptidyl-prolyl cis-trans isomerase FKBP14 isoform X2 — protein sequence MRVAFWAPLFCVVVTCVTGALIPEAEVKIEVLQKPFLCQRKTKWGDMMLVHYEGYLEKDGSMFHSTHKHNNGQPMWFTLGIKEAIKGWDKGLKDMCVGEKRQLTIPPSLAYGKEGKGKIPPESTLIFNIDLLEIRSGPRSHESFQQMDLNDDWKLSKDEISQNAKKVPM from the exons ATGAGGGTTGCATTTTGGGCTCCCCTTTTCTGTGTGGTTGTTACCTGTGTGACTGGGGCTCTTATCCCAGAAGCAGAAGTGAAGATTGAGGTGCTCCAGAAGCCATTCCTCTGTCAGAGGAAAACCAAATGGGGGGATATGATGTTGGTGCATTATGAAGGCTACTTGGAAAAAGATGGTTCAATGTTTCACTCCAC CCACAAGCATAACAATGGTCAACCTATGTGGTTTACACTTGGCATAAAGGAAGCCATTAAAGGCTGGGACAAAGGTTTGAAGGATATGTGTGTGGGAGAAAAGCGGCAACTAACTATTCCTCCATCCCTTGCTTACGGAAAAGAAGGGAAAG GAAAAATTCCACCTGAGAGCACGCTGATATTCAACATTGACCTTCTAGAAATTAGAAGTGGACCGAGATCTCATGAGTCATTCCAACAGATGGATCTTAATGATGACTGGAAGCTATCCAAGGATGAG atttcacaaaatgcaaagaaggtaccaatgtga